TCATATGTTTTATTCATTCTTTAATGTTTTAAGTTTAAATGAGACTGTACAGTAATGACTAATTATATAGTAAAATCAAACATATTATCCCCAACTTGATGTCAGAGTCTTGTGCACATTGGCTGGGGCCGCATCTTTTGGTCTCCATCTTGTACTGATAGTAtccccaacttaaccacctTGTAAGCTTTAGTGTATGAGTTTTATCGTAAAGGGGAAGACAACACTATAAATTTTCTATTCGTTCCAGCCAAACCATTCTCTAATGTGACTTCTTGGGGACTTCATTTTCTGCACTCTCCTACTTGACCACCTTGTAAGCTTTCAATGGTGGGGTTTTATCTTAAAAAGCTTCAGTGCAacttaaagaaaattatctCACTTAATATATGGTATGATATGAGTCATTGCTTGGCATCTTCTTTGAATTGCGTTATACTCCATAATGTGCTTGTGTTATGAAGATAACCTAATGTTTAACTATTATAAATAGCCTTCTCCAACAATTCTGCAAGGATGACCATGAACTtctttggattttatttgtgTATTCTGATTCTTTCACATATCAATGCATCACATACTTAGAGGTTTTTGCTAAGCGAATGGAGTCATGAAATTATTAAATATCCTCTCTAACAATTCCATAAGGAGAACCAGGAACTTATTTGTATTGATGATGTTCCTTGATTAATTTCGTTTGCAATGCTTAACTATGCTGTATAATGTGCAGAGGAACCTTTTATTCTTCTACTTATTGCAAGCTTTGCATGGTCTTGACATCTTTGCATGGTCTTGACATCTTTGCATGTGTTCATCCTAGGTATGTTGCAGTTGGAAATGAACCTTTCTTGGAAACATACAATGGTAGCTTCCTCAGAACAACCTTCCCTGCTCTGCAGAATGTCCAGTCTGCCCTGATAAAAGCTGGCCTTAGCAACCAAGTAAAGGTGACTGTGCCCCTCAATGCTGATGTCTATGCAAGTTCAAATGGGCTTCCATCAGGTGGCGACTTCCGAACTGATATCCATGGGCTAATGCTTCAAATTGTCAAGTTCTTGAGTGACAATGGTGCCCCCTTCACCGTGAACATTTACCCCTTTATAAGCCTTTACATTGACTCCAACTTCCCTGTTGATTATGCGTTCTTTGATGGAAATGCATCACCTATTACAGATGGTAGTTTAACCTACTACAATATGTTTGATGCAAATTATGATACTCTTGTGTGGGCCTTGCAAAAGAATGGCTTTGGAAACTTACCAATCATAGTTGGAGAGATTGGATGGCCAACAGATGGAGACCAGAATGCTAACATAGTTTATGCTCAGAGGTTCAACCAAGGTTTCATGTCCCACATATTGGGTGGCAGAGGAACCCCAATGAGACCTGGTCCAATTGATGCTTATCTATTCAGTTTGATTGACGAGGATGCTAAAAGCATTGATCCAGGAAATTTTGAACGACACTGGGGAATATTTACTTTTGATGGGATAGCAAAATACCAGCTTAACCTTGGCAGCACAAATTCAGGGTCCTTAGTTCCAGCAAAAGGTGTGCACTATTTGGAGCGCAAGTGGTGTGTGATGAAGCCATCAGCGAACCTTGATGACCCACAAGTAGCACTAAGTGTGAGTTATGCTTGTGGACTTGCCGATTGCACCAGCCTTGGTTACGGAACATCTTGTGGCAGCTTGGATGCTCGAGGAAACATTTCGTATGCGGTTAATAGTTACTACCAGAGGAACAATCAACTTGATGTAGCTTGCAAGTTTCCAAACCTTTCAATGATCACCAAAACAAACCCATCAGTTGGATCTTGCAGATTTGAGATAATGATCGAACCATATTATGGTGGTGCAGGAAGGAGATTCGGGTGCCTCCAAAAGCCTCTAAGCCTGGTTGCacttattattttcttttcgcTAACCGTTGTGTGAATTCCAAGGCTTCGGATTCATGAGGAACCACATTACCTAGACCATTCCATTTCATGTAGGATAACCTAGTGAAGGTAAAGAGCAATTGACCATGGCATAGTTGCAGTTCATGTGTTTGAAATTTGGAAGGTAAACAGTCAAGTTGTCAGCAATTTGCATATTTGAAACTAGAATTGccttgaattatttttaccATGAAGAAAGTTTTGTCTTCTTTAGGAGGCTTTTGGGTGATAACAATGGAACTTCTCGCTTCAGCTGGGATTATTAATGGGATTGTGTGTTTTTCGTGACCCAGTAATTCCTTAATGGAAT
The window above is part of the Prunus dulcis chromosome 1, ALMONDv2, whole genome shotgun sequence genome. Proteins encoded here:
- the LOC117614390 gene encoding glucan endo-1,3-beta-glucosidase 6; its protein translation is MRWFSVGIKVVCLVSMMCTVSGIGANWGTQASHPLPPDTVVRLLRENGIRKVKLFDADYDTLRSLGKSEGVEVMVGIPNDMLASLATSVKAAEKWVSKNVSAHVSSSNVKIRYVAVGNEPFLETYNGSFLRTTFPALQNVQSALIKAGLSNQVKVTVPLNADVYASSNGLPSGGDFRTDIHGLMLQIVKFLSDNGAPFTVNIYPFISLYIDSNFPVDYAFFDGNASPITDGSLTYYNMFDANYDTLVWALQKNGFGNLPIIVGEIGWPTDGDQNANIVYAQRFNQGFMSHILGGRGTPMRPGPIDAYLFSLIDEDAKSIDPGNFERHWGIFTFDGIAKYQLNLGSTNSGSLVPAKGVHYLERKWCVMKPSANLDDPQVALSVSYACGLADCTSLGYGTSCGSLDARGNISYAVNSYYQRNNQLDVACKFPNLSMITKTNPSVGSCRFEIMIEPYYGGAGRRFGCLQKPLSLVALIIFFSLTVV